Sequence from the Solea senegalensis isolate Sse05_10M linkage group LG1, IFAPA_SoseM_1, whole genome shotgun sequence genome:
GCTCTCAGCCATGTGCGCTGGTCTGTGTTCAGCAATAGGACAAACATAGAGACACTGGATCTCTCATACTGCAATATCAGTTCTGTTGACACGAGTGGACAAAAGGATTCTGCACTGAAGAGGGTTTACTTAGGTCATAATAGACTATCAACACTGCCGAGGGACTTTCTGTCCAGCCAGCAAAGCCTGCTGGAGTTGGATCTGAGCAAGAACCAGCTTCAGGAGCTTCCTGAGGGTTTCCTCCAGGACTCTGACAGCCTCCAGGAACTGTACCTTCAGGGAAACCAGCTACGCTTCCTCCATGAATCCATTCTGCAGAAGCCCAGTCTGCACAGGCTGGAGGTGGAGGGGAACCCCTGGGACTGCTCATGTAGACTACTGCAAGCCCTGGAGGATGGCTTGAAGACTAACAGGACCACCAAGCTGCAGGATCTGGTGGGGAACCTCACCTGCTTCTCCCCCAAGCACCTAGCCAGCAGGAATGTGTGGTCAGTGAGGCTCAGAGACGTCTGCCATCCCCCTGGCCTCACTGCGCTCTTCATCGTGCTCCCTCTCCTTATACTCGCTGCCTTAGTGCTTTGCTGGTGctgcgggaggaggaggaagaagaaagatgCGCCTGTGTTCAGCCCCTCGAAGAAGAAGGCCTCCAGCTGCAACGGTCAGAAACATCACAGCAAGCTTCCGCCTGGAACTGTTGAGCCAAACAAAGCAGGGACTGAGGGTATCCTCAAAAACCAGCTGCTGTTACGCCCCGCGTCTGCCCTTCTGGGCAGCACCAGAGACATCTATGAAGAAGTGGAGATCAAGCTGGGCTCAGTGGATTCACTTCCATGCTGTTCCAGCGCCACAGACGGGAGGCAGGGCTCCCAGGAGCCCGACGGGGCCAACAAGACAGAGCTGGacacagtgagtgtgacagaggTGATGAAAGACTCGGCCGATCGGGAGAAGGCTTATCTGACCCAGTCCACCGAATACTACAGCCTGGTTCCAGGTATCGAGCTGGAAGACTCTGACCACGGAGAGTATGAGAATGTCAGCCTCTCGTGACACTAAAGGAATAGTTTAACTTTTTTTGGAAGGAGGCTCACTTGTTTCTTTTGCTGATGGTTTGATGATCAGCACCACtcactttttttacatgtttgtacTAAAATTCCTTGAAATCTATGACTTAGAGCAGTGGTTCTTAAACTTTTAATACCAAGTTCTCTTACCATTATGACCaatggtgtaaataggccgaacaaagtcagctacaggggcagatttattccaaaaaacatcatttgctctctactcttcctcacatacatgTCAAACACTGGTACAGTGAAATTAGATCAAGATGGATCGAGAggtaaggtgactctaattattattatttatattttttttgtcatttgtttcttattttctgagcactcaaaattcctcagcttcACTCCTGGTAACTCCCCCACAAGAAAGTGGTGTTtccctaaaatgaaaatgacaagagGCTCTTTAAAATGCACTGAAGAGAAACTCTGTGTGTGGACGCAGGGACAGTGTGGTCCCACCACTGTAGTATCACAATGTAAGAGGAAGTGATTTAATCCACAGCTTTTCCTGTGGGACCTGAGGGACACAGGAACTGTTTGAAAGAGAGGCCCACTTATTTTTTCTCCCTGGAAAAACAAGcatatgtcattttaaattaacaCTGCACTCAAGGCAAAATGTTTCTTCACCTCACCCGAGTGTGCCTGTAATATTGTAATGCATTCCTCTTTGACTTATTACACTACAACAGGAAGGTCTGGAGCAAACGCCACCTTAAGCTGCACAACTAGAAATATCGGTGCCATGCGGTGACTCACCCTGTCACCATGTCTGCGGTTAACTGAAGGTGAGATGTGAAATTTAAAGTGTAGGCGTGGAGTCGAAATGTGTCTAAACCGTAGTTAGGACTAATGCACATGCTCTGCACGtctcaaactgctgaatgtgtgtgcggACGGATGTAAATAGGTATAAATCAATGAAAATATACGCGTCTGAAGTGAGAAGAAGAGCAGGATACATGCATGTGACTGTTATCTAAGACAGACGTCTCACGGTCACACTGTTTTGGCTTTGAATGCTTATCCGTCGGTGTTCGGTGAGACTGAGCAGCGAGGGTGCAGCGAGGGGCGTGGAGCTTCCTGGAATTTCCTGGAAGACAGAGGTGTATTTTCCAGATGGGTTTTCACAGTGTTTccactatatatgtatatgtatatctatccATATAAAGTTTCACTGCGCTTCAAATGCCAAAAGCCTTTTggtcacaaaaataaatagcagGAATGTTGGGAGTTGGgagaatgttgttttgttttgtttttatttttaaacaatgcCTTGATACTGAGGTCATGTCTTTTCTATGTTTTTGGGAGAGCAAATATCTGAGTGATATCTGAGTTTACATCCTTCAGTTGTTTTTAACCCTTGGAacactgtttcttttctccattactatgttaaaaaaCTTAcctacagaggctataagaaatgtgcaatatagagtgtcttctatcctttttttcagcacaacctttaggcaatctgatgacatgatttttgtttttgtaaacacacctgagcagaaaAGTACTCCAGTTTTtgaaaatcagattgaatttgtgaaatttgcaaAGCACGTCAAAGcatttcaaagtttgcttggctcgtttttatttttgtttttttagaaaaatatgtgatataaaatgaatataattttgactcaacaacacataaggaTGAAAAATACCTTTTGTAAAGCCCGAAGAcgtgacctatgaacacacacacacacacacacacacacacacacacacacacacacacacacacacagagtgcacctgtggcacagatccgtgccacgtgagcactaagggttaaataagCACAATTGGAGACTCCAGACTGACCGTAGGGTTGAGTttaagagtggatggttgtttggtggcgatctgtccagggtgtgaccccgcctttcaccctatgtcagctggggcgaaaccccatgaccctcatgtggaggataaaacagtagaagatggatagatggatataGGAGAGCagattttagaaaataaaaaatcaaagtcAAGTCAATGAAAATTAAAGTTTCCCAACTCCAAATAACAAGTTCAGATTTAGTGGCCTCTTGTGGTGAAGTAAGAGccataatatataattaaagtcaaagaaacacaacagttcagtttgggtgatttattttattaacttcTGGCAATATTTTCCACTGATACAGTactgtacacactggacctgtaaTATTTTGTGATGAGGTGGAAACTTTGACCTACAGTGTTGACTACTGATTTGATTgtacaattaaattaaatatactatTATATTTCATACACATTTCTGCTTTGTTCAATGAAAATAGAGCTATGTCTCTATGTTTCTGCTGGCAGGTGcaactgattttcttttaaatgtactgtatattgttgaaaagttaaaaacaaataaatgcttTAAGATTTCAGTTTCAGGATGATCTACATAACAATGATTACAACTGATTGTCATTGGTTCACTGCTCCAGATTTTTTCATGTGATCTTCCTCAGTGGCCTCTCTGTTCTGTCTGCCCCGACAATGACCCAGGTCGGCCTCAGCTACCTGAAATCCTACTTTTCTTTTGAGCTCTAATTTCACTCACCGTGGGAAGTTGTAATTACTGCATTGGGTTACCATAACGATCAGCTCACAGAGCTGCTCTCACTGTCCTATTCTAACAGAGTGCCTAACCCACGGTTAGCTGAAGCTGCAGGAAATCACTTGTTGGAGTTGCCATTTAGTTTAATCTGGGAGTGAATTTGATCGAGATCAAGATTACAGAGCAACcattgtccttgttttttttcttaactcaTACACAAGAACTAGAAACAGATATGAAGGTGGAATATTAGCTTTTGTGAAATATATTGTATTAAGTTTTAAGAgcaaaaataatttaaacaaggaaaaacaagaaaaaaaagcactaaaGGCTAGTCTGCACCTTTATATATCAGAAATGTACCACAGGGATCTATATTAGGccctcttttatttattgtttatattaataATCTAAGTCAGAATGGGTCAGATGTTGTATAAAGCGTATATGCTGATGATGACGACAGCGTTACATTTTGTTGATTAGTACAGTACTAGTGCACActgaacatttaacattttttgatGAAGTGGAAACTTTGACCTGCAGTGCTGACCACTGATTTGATTGTAAAAAGTTATATTTCAtacacactgcagcacaaacattttaaacatggaaaaacaagaaaaaaaaagcactaacACTGATAAAAGCTGATCTGCACTGTTACATAATAGAAATATACCACAGGGCTCTATATTAGGcccacttttatttattgtttatatgaATAATCTGGGTCAGGATGTGTCAGATCTTATATTTATTATGACACTGTTATATTCTGGTGATTTatcaaatacatacatacatccaAAAACACATCCTTATGTTCTTCTTAGCTTCTTCTGACGTTTATTACAAAAATGATTTATCACTGTGAGTAATACTCAAGGGTAGATTGAGAACATGTTcgtggtgtgtttttttcatcattggTGTGCTCCTGTATTACCTCTCCCTCTGTGTAATGCAAAGACGTTCTgataaacacaagaaaagatTAAAACTACTACTTCTATTGTTTCCTGTCAATAGAAGCACGCTTGGGCGTCGTTGTTTAAGCGATAAACACGGACAGTGAAGAATCAGGGCTGAGGCTGAGAGCTATGCTGCATGTCAAAGCAGCACCATCTAGTGACTGCAATGGTAACCAGCAGTTGCATGGTAATACTGTTGCATAAATCTGTCGGCGATAAAAGTTAAAAGACACATCAGCTGCATGAGTGACACGGTGAAGAAGGAAGTCCACCATGATTGCTGATGATGGACGTCTGATGGTGGCCTCATAAATATGCAGTCAGGGCCGAGCAAACAGAGTTAGACAATAAAACAGGGACAGATTTACAGTGGACAGCTGTAAcgatgtgaaaaacaaacacagcaatgtGTCACAGCCAATGACAAAGGCTAAGAGACAAGCGAGCCAATCTGACAATCTATACCTGCATTGTAGTGTTTGGACTCACAGTCAGTGATGGTCAGAACATTAAACACTGTAAATCCTTCACTGagaaataaatctgtgtttatttggttttcttttacTCACATACATAACACAAGTTAATTTTTTTCAACATACAGGGGCGGAAATCTCATGTCATTGTTGGGGATGGGGCTCTAATTAGGACTCTTTAATCAACTCCACAGAGGTAACATTGTGCTATTATTAATGTGTATTAACACTGTGGATCATGCTATAGatccatggttcccaaccttgGGTCCGAGCTGCAGAGCTTAGTCTGCTCTGAGGCTGTGAgtttattaaaattatatttgtgcatttttaatgtaGAAAATCCCAATCACACACTATTTAGAACTCGGTGAATGAAAACCCTTTCTTTTTCCGGCCCACCTTTAAATTCATTAAGCTATTTATTACCAACACCTGAGTGACCGCTGATCGGGTCAGTTAGCGGCTTTACCCAATTGCGTTCCTGTTCTCAGCATCTgtacaacaaaatgtaaaagtaccaaagactcaaAACAAGGCAATATCTCAAGagttaccttggttttgatGTTTTGGAGGCACAGGACAGTTTATATCCATATTATACTGTgagaaaaggaacaaaaactgttaactgctgtttattttttgcataTAGAATAACGTGAATAATTACAAATGTTGGGGTTGGACACAAGCAAGAagggcttcaaggaaaaaaaggttgggaaccactgctatAGATTACAAAACAGATTTGTGGAAAGCCACAAACTACAGCGTGacatgacaaacatgacattttttatacaGCAGTTGTTTCCACTCATTTCTCATTCAGTGACTGTAGGTGTGTATCTCTTTGAGCTTCAGGTTCCCAGgtaataaatgtgaaatgttaaaTTTATGGCAGCATGACAGAGAGATTTAAAGTGAAACCCAGAAGAAGAAGTTTTCTTCCGAGGACCGGACACTTCAACATACTCTACAACCAGGTGAGAGCACCTGGTTTATTTTGGGTTTTACAGAGTGATGctgtatatgaaatatatatcAACATTTACAAACCGAAATGAGTCAagatttcaatatttatttttgttattttgcagGATTTCATTTTGCTGTTACAAAGCAGAATAAACATGACAGTTTCTTACTCCCTCGAAGTGGCCAATGCAAGGTTCGGTGGCTTCTCCAAGCTCCTGTTCAGGTGGAAAGGAAGCATCTACAGGCTGCTTTATAAGGAGCTCCTAGTCTTCTGTGGGATTTatctgtttttcagtgtg
This genomic interval carries:
- the si:ch211-106k21.5 gene encoding SLIT and NTRK-like protein 1; the protein is MVFQWNLLLIFTLPLKTGLVFGCVCPAATILSQFPSEVPVGVCCLNFSGSALSHVRWSVFSNRTNIETLDLSYCNISSVDTSGQKDSALKRVYLGHNRLSTLPRDFLSSQQSLLELDLSKNQLQELPEGFLQDSDSLQELYLQGNQLRFLHESILQKPSLHRLEVEGNPWDCSCRLLQALEDGLKTNRTTKLQDLVGNLTCFSPKHLASRNVWSVRLRDVCHPPGLTALFIVLPLLILAALVLCWCCGRRRKKKDAPVFSPSKKKASSCNGQKHHSKLPPGTVEPNKAGTEGILKNQLLLRPASALLGSTRDIYEEVEIKLGSVDSLPCCSSATDGRQGSQEPDGANKTELDTVSVTEVMKDSADREKAYLTQSTEYYSLVPGIELEDSDHGEYENVSLS